Proteins co-encoded in one Metabacillus sp. KUDC1714 genomic window:
- a CDS encoding ABC transporter substrate-binding protein — MKKTRLLSLLMAMVLVVLAALTGCSSTSKEDDGSANGGSTEADVSWKDKDPKEIEGEITFITQRTDIVDTVFPEYEKEFQKIYPNVEVNFEALTDYGGQITPRMNTEDYGDVLLMAPQVPIEDIPNFFEPLGKLAEMEKDYMGVEERAVDGTVYGIPIAVTYTGVVYNKKVFAEAGIEKTPKTIDEFMEALNKVKDNTDAIPMYTNYAAGWPLTQWQGAITTVAGDAAYYNQTLVNEKDPLVPGKPQYELYKIMYDIAKQGLIEKDPLTTDWELSKEMMGKGEIATMVLGSWAIDQIKGVSENPDDIGYMPFPTNAEEVIFPLGADLQIGVNKHTEHKDAALAWVDWFIHDSGYAVEQAGGISAAKSVPLPEELKAYEEQGVVFSLLEPAKEGQEGLLDQIDKESEVGFWLEDNKKRIIEAAIGNRDETYEDINKELNADWNEAAEKIKGE; from the coding sequence ATGAAAAAAACTAGATTACTAAGCTTACTTATGGCTATGGTACTTGTTGTACTTGCAGCTCTTACTGGTTGTTCATCTACTTCAAAGGAAGATGATGGGAGCGCAAATGGTGGTTCAACTGAAGCGGATGTAAGTTGGAAAGATAAAGATCCTAAGGAAATTGAAGGGGAAATTACATTCATTACTCAAAGAACGGATATTGTTGATACGGTATTCCCTGAGTATGAGAAAGAATTCCAAAAGATCTATCCAAATGTTGAAGTGAATTTCGAGGCATTAACAGATTACGGCGGACAAATAACACCGCGTATGAACACTGAAGATTATGGTGATGTGCTTTTAATGGCTCCACAAGTTCCAATTGAAGATATTCCAAATTTCTTTGAGCCACTTGGAAAACTTGCTGAAATGGAAAAGGATTATATGGGTGTTGAAGAAAGAGCAGTAGATGGTACAGTGTATGGTATTCCAATTGCAGTAACTTACACTGGTGTCGTTTATAACAAAAAGGTATTTGCAGAAGCTGGAATTGAAAAAACTCCTAAAACAATAGATGAGTTTATGGAGGCTTTAAACAAAGTTAAAGATAATACTGATGCAATTCCAATGTACACGAACTATGCAGCTGGATGGCCGTTAACACAGTGGCAAGGTGCTATAACAACTGTTGCTGGTGATGCTGCATACTATAACCAAACACTAGTAAACGAAAAGGATCCATTAGTACCTGGAAAACCTCAATATGAGCTTTATAAAATTATGTATGATATCGCTAAACAAGGTTTGATTGAAAAAGATCCATTAACAACTGATTGGGAATTATCAAAAGAGATGATGGGTAAAGGTGAAATTGCTACGATGGTATTAGGTTCTTGGGCAATTGACCAAATTAAAGGTGTTTCTGAAAACCCAGATGATATTGGTTATATGCCATTCCCAACGAATGCGGAAGAAGTAATTTTCCCATTAGGAGCAGACTTGCAAATCGGTGTTAATAAGCATACTGAGCATAAAGATGCTGCATTAGCGTGGGTTGACTGGTTCATTCATGACTCTGGATATGCTGTTGAGCAAGCTGGTGGTATTAGTGCAGCTAAGAGCGTTCCACTTCCAGAAGAGTTAAAAGCATATGAAGAACAGGGAGTTGTATTCTCATTACTTGAACCGGCTAAAGAAGGACAAGAAGGTTTGCTTGACCAAATTGATAAAGAATCTGAAGTTGGTTTCTGGTTAGAAGATAATAAGAAGCGTATTATTGAAGCGGCTATCGGAAATAGAGATGAGACTTATGAAGATATAAATAAAGAATTAAATGCTGATTGGAATGAAGCAGCAGAGAAAATCAAGGGTGAGTAG
- a CDS encoding DUF624 domain-containing protein: MNSKIVLFFQYMYKYFQVSLCFWLSLLKGLVVYSIVPSFCTLFLVLRDINKGEDEEKNKNVKLLFNHYYESFKMYKVTSFIYTFSMIIVYTCLFFVNKQTNAFSLVLSILLIYFLAMVLLMLTYSTAFLAFKNMNVKDGNIHAFLAIIKNPINSVSILVIIILLFIAAGYNLVFFVVFGPFLYGLGVIFSLVKVLEVEK; this comes from the coding sequence ATGAATAGCAAAATCGTTTTGTTTTTTCAATATATGTATAAATATTTTCAAGTAAGTTTATGCTTTTGGCTATCGCTATTAAAGGGTTTAGTTGTATATAGTATCGTCCCGAGCTTTTGTACACTGTTTTTAGTGTTGCGTGACATAAATAAGGGTGAGGATGAGGAGAAAAATAAAAATGTAAAGCTTCTTTTTAATCATTATTATGAATCATTTAAAATGTATAAGGTGACATCTTTTATCTATACTTTTAGTATGATCATTGTTTATACATGTCTTTTCTTTGTAAATAAGCAAACAAATGCATTTTCACTTGTCCTATCTATTTTATTAATCTATTTCTTGGCAATGGTATTATTGATGTTAACTTATAGTACGGCATTTCTTGCTTTTAAAAACATGAATGTAAAGGATGGCAATATCCATGCCTTCTTAGCCATTATCAAAAATCCAATAAATTCGGTCTCAATTTTAGTGATAATTATTCTACTATTTATTGCTGCTGGTTATAATCTTGTATTTTTTGTTGTATTCGGTCCCTTTTTATATGGGCTAGGTGTTATTTTTTCATTAGTTAAGGTTTTGGAAGTAGAAAAATAG